The sequence TTGAGCTTACCCAAGAAGCGGTCCGCGGCGTCGACCTTGATGATGTTGACACCGAGGTCGCGGTTCAGGGCGTTCATGACAGAGTCGGCTTCGTTCTTCCGCAACAGGCCGTGGTCAACGAAGATGCAGGTCAGCTGGTCGCCAATTGCCTTGTGGATCAGCACGGCAGTAACGCTGGAGTCCACCCCACCGGAAAGGCCGAGAATGACCTTCTTGTCACCGACCTCTTCACGAATGTGGTCGATCTGCAGGTCGATGAAGTCGTCCATCGTCCAGTTGTCCTTGGCACCACAAACGTCAAAGGCGAAGCGCCGCAGAATGTCGAGCCCGTATTCGGAGTTACGAACTTCGGCGTGGAACTGAATCCCGTAGAACTTCCGCTCGTCGTCAGCGATGGATGAAATCGGGCAGTTCTTGCTCGTCGCCGTGACCTTGAAGCCATCCGGGGCCTTGGTGACCAGGTCACCGTGACTCATCCAGACGTACTGCTTCTTCGGCAGGCCAGAGAAGAGGACCGCGTCGTCATCCGTCACCTCGATGTCCGCGCGACCGTACTCGGAGTTTTCGGCCTTTTCAACCTTACCACCCAGGTCGTAGGACATCAGCTGCATCCCGTAACAAATACCTAAAATTGGAATTCCCAACTTGAAGATTGCTGGGTCAACCTTGAATGCATCCGGATCATACACACTGTTCGGGCCGCCGGAGAAGACGATCCCCTTGAGGTTCTTGATCTTCTTGATCTCTTCCGCCGTGATCTTATGGGAGAGGAGTTCGGAATACACCCCAAAATCACGCAGCCGCCGGGTAATCAGTTGGTTGTACTGGCTACCGAAATCAAGCACGATGATCTTGTCAAATGCATCTAAATTGACGTTTGCCACAATGCCACTTCCTTTGATTGAAATTTTATTCTCAGATGATAGTTTACAAGCTAAAAGACGGACGGTCAACCATCAGGCAGGATTAAATGTTGCGTTTTCCCTAACAATTAAAAAACGACTCCCCGAGGTGGAGGAGCCGTTCAAAAGGAATTGTGCATAAATGTGTGGATAGCGGTCCTACTTCGAAAGGGCCGTGCTTAATAGTTCGAGTTCCTTAGCCGCCGCCTGTTCGTCGAGGGCGGTTTGCTCTTCTTTTTTGACCTTCATCCTGCTTCCTCCTTCCTGACTTGCGGTATTTTCAGCACTGAGCAGTAATTGTTCGGTAATCACAGTGACTTTTGGTTGTAGGCCAGGACCCGGGCACCGGCCGCGCTCACCTGCATTTCCATGAAGGCGCCGTTGCTCAGGCTGCCGAAGCGTTCTTCCGGAGCACCGTAAACGCTGGCGATGTATTGGATGATCGACCCGTGACTGGCCACCACCACGGTGCTCTGGTCGGGAAGACCCTGGAGAAAGGCCACGATCTCCTTGACCCGGGCATCGAGCTGCTGACTTCCTTCCGCCAGATGGGCCGGGTCCGCCTCCCGCAGCAGGTCACGGGTCTTGGCGACGCCGAATTCAGCTACCAGGTCACCAATCCGCCGGAAGCGCTGCCCGCCGAGGTAGCTGGCCCAGATGGCCCCCTCCTCGTTACTGTGACCCTCGAACGAGCCGTAGAAGGTCTCGCGGAAGCACTCCTTTTGTATTGGCGCGCTGATCTGAGTATTTGGACATTGCTTGATCAGGATCCGGGCCGTATCCACCGCCCGCTTCAGGTCGCTGGAAAAGAGGTAGTCAATCTCGAGCGGGGCGAGGACCCGGCCGATCTTGGCGGCGTCCTCCTCGCCCTTCTCGGTCAGCGGGGTATCCGACCAGCCCTGGAGACGAGCAAAGCGGTTGAAGTATGTTTCGCCGTGCCTGACAAAGTAAACCGTAGTTGCCATTTCTCGCTCCTCCCTATGCCGTCACCAGGCTCGGGGTTCCCAGCCAGGCAATCATTTCCTTCATCTTCGCCGTGATGGCTTCGGTCCCCGGCAGCAGCAGCTTCCGCGGGTCGTAGCCCTTGGCCGCCTTGTCGAGGTCCCGCTGTTCCTCGATGTAACGGCGGGTGGCCTCCTGGAAGGCCAGCTGGAATTCGGTGTTGATGTTCACCTTGGCGATCCCCATCGAAATTGCCTTTTGGACCTGGTCCCGCGGGATTCCCGACCCGCCGTGGAGGACGAGCGGAATATCGATGGCCGCCGCAATCTCACGCAGGCGGTCGAAGTTCAGTCCGGGCCAGTCCTTCGGGTAGATCCCGTGGATGTTGCCAATCCCGCAGGCCAGCTTGTCGACGCCCATCTCGGCAAAGGTGATCGCGTCCTTGACCTCTGCCAGCTCGCCACTAGCGTTGTCCTGGTTTTCACCGATCTTGCCGATCTCCGCCTCAACCGAGATCCCGCGACTGTGAGCCGCCTGAATTACTTCCTGCGTCCGGGCGATATTTTCCGCCAGCGGCAGCTTGTGTCCGTCGAACATTACGGAGGAGAAGCCCAGGTCGATGCACTCCATCGCCGCTTCAAAGTCCCCGTGGTCGAGGTGGAGGATCACCGGCACCTGGATGTCCATGGCGTCCATCTGGTCGGCCACCATGTCACGGACGAACTTGTAGCCGCCCATGTACTTGGCCGCCCCCATTGAGACCTGCACCAGGACCGGCGTGTTGGTCTCGGCGGCGGCCCGCAGGATGGCCCGGGTCCATTCCAGGTTGTTGATGTTGTACGCACCGACCGCGTAGTGATTCTGCCGTGCGTCCTTAAAAATTTCGTTTCCGTTATCAAAGTATGCCATTTTGAATATCTCCTCGTTAAATTGCTGTTAATTTTTGCTGCTTAGCTGCTTGGAAGCAGTTGACCATCTGCAGGAAGCTCTGCACGTTCAGGCTGGCCCGGCCGATCAGGGTTCCGTCCACGTCCGGCTGGCTGACGATCCCGTAAATGTTCTGGGGAGTAACGCTGCCACCGTAGAGGATCCGGACTTCATTGGCCACCGCGGCGCCGAAGTGATCGGCAATCGATTGGCGAATCTGCCAGCAGGCCGTCTCCGCCATGTCGGGACTGGCGGCTTGCTTGGCCCCGACCGCATAGCGCGGCTCGTAGGAAATGATGACCCGCCGCATCTGCTTTGGCGAAAGCCCCTGCAGGATGCTGGTCAATTGGTGGAAGAAGTAGTGCTGCTCGCCGTCGATCGTCACCTGGATCTTTTCTTCATCGGTGCAGATGATCGGGGTCACGCCGAACTGCAGGGCGGTCGCCACTTTCTTGCTGATTTCCTCATTCGACTCGTGGAAGAGCAGCCGCCGTTCCAGGTGCCCCAGGATGACGTGGGACACGCCGGCGTCGGCCAGGCTCTCGATACTGATTTCACCGGTCTGGGCACCAGACGGTTGGCTGCCCGCGTTTTGGGCAATGATCCGCAGCGGGGAGTCCCCGATTGCCGCCCGCATGCTGTAGAGGGCCAGCGCCTGGGCGGCGATGCCGACATCCTCACCCAGTGGCACGGCGTCTTGCATCGCTTTGGCAAATTCAACGGATTCTTGGACATTTTTATTCATTTTCCAGTTTGCAATAATAAATGGTTTTCTCATGTTGGTAGCTCCTTTTGTTTTCTTTTCTGAGCACCGCTTCGTTCTTTAATTGAGCATGCCTAATTTCTTAAACGCTATTTTATTGACTGTCAAGCACAATTCTTGGATAAATTTCTGTGCAAACGGTAGCCATGTTGACCTCTCGGGCATGGTTTTTAGTAAATTTTACCGTTTTTACTAATTTTCAGGTCCCTTTTACTTGCTCAAATTGGGAATCAATTCCAAATTTGCTCACTAGTCCAATTACTGATAAGATTAAATTAAATCATTATTAATCAGTGGAGTATCAAAGATGTTTGTACGAAATTTACAACTAGACCAATTAGAAAAATATGCCGATTCTCAGCTGATCAAGGTCATCAGTGGGGTCCACCGTTCCGGCAAAACGGTTTTACTACAGCAACTCAAGGACCGCTTACGGCGGCAGGGAGTCAGCAACGACCAGTTTCAATTTATCCGCTTCGGCCAGCAGCTGGCCAGCGGGGCAGATCTCTGGAACACGATTGAATCCCGGCTGGTAGCAGGGAAGCCGAACTACCTCCTGCTCGACGAGTTCGACTACCTGCCCGAAATCATCCCCCTCCTGCAGCGGCTATTAAAGGACGGCCGGGCCAACGTCTTCATCACCGCGGCGAGCCGGTCGTTTTTGAAACGCCTGGCCCCCTTAGAGGAGCGGTGCGTGACGATTCCGGTCCTGCCGCTGGGCTTTGCCGAATTCTGCCAATACCGGAACCTGCCGGCCAGCAGCCACAGCCTCTACCAGTACCTCAACCGCGGTGGTTTTCCCTTTGCCCAGGAGGTTCACGGTTCCCTGGAGCTGGCCAACTACCTCGATGGAGTGGTCAACACCGCCATCGTCAGCGGCTTCAGCCAGCCGGGAACCCTCTGCAATCCCTTCCTCACTAAGCAGCTGGCCATCTTCCTTGCCGGGCAGGTCGGCAGTCCGGTCAACGTCAGCCAGGCGGTCACCGGCCTCAAGCGCGCCGGCATTCCCGCCTCGAACAAGACGCTGGCAACCTACCTCGGCTTTCTCCAGGACGTCTTCCTCTTTTATCCCTGCCACGAGCTCAACCCGGCTACCAACAAGGTCAAGCCCACCAACGTCAAGTACTACCCGGTCGACCTAAGCCTCCGCAATTTTTGGACAAACCAAAAAGGAGTGCTTTCCCAAACGAATTTGGAAGCACTCCTCTTCATCGAACTGGTCCGCCGCGGCTATCGGGTGTATGCCGGCAAGCATTGCACCTTCATCGCCGAGCGCGATTCAGAACGATCCTATATTCAATTTGTCTATTCCCTGCGCAACCAGCGCGCCTACGACCGGGCCGCAGCCGGTCTGGCCGCACTGCCGGACTCGGCCAAGCGATCCCTGATCGTCATGCAGGCTCCGGAGATGTTCGAAGTCAACCCAGCCATCCGGCCGCTCGCCCTGCTCGACTGGCTTTGCCAGCCGGAGCAATCCTAGTCGCGCCGCAGGAAGATCCGGTCGATCACGTGATCCGTGGTCTTGTGCAGGATCACGTTGGCCCGGTTCTTCGTCGGCAGGATGAAGTCCTTCAGGTTTGGCAGGTCGACGCGTTCCCAGACGTCCCGGGCCATCTGAAAGGCAGCATCGCGATCCCCCTGCGAGTACGGGTAGTAGTAGTTCGACGGGTCGGTGAAGGCCGTGTCGAGCAGCATCCCGAACCGCTGGAGGTACCAGTGCTCGATCAGGTCGGCATTGGCATCGACGTACAGCGAGAGATCGAAGTAGTCGCTGACGTAGATCCGCTGGTTGGTCGGCAGCTGGAGGGTGTTGATCCCCTCGACGATCAGGATGTCAGGCTCGTCGATCAGCTGGGGCTTGTCGAGCTGGACGTCATAGACCTGGTGGGAGTAGGTCGGCGCCTTCAGTTTCGGCTCGCCGGCCTTGACGTCGTTTAAGAACTTCAGGAGCTTCTCCATGTCGTAGGACTCCGGGAAGCCCTTACGATCCATGATCCCCCGCCGCTTCAGCTCCGCGTTCGGGTAGAGAAAACCGTCCGTGGTCATCAATTCGACCCGCTTGTCCGGCAGCAGTTTATTGAGCAAAATGCTCAGCAGCC comes from Limosilactobacillus sp. and encodes:
- the guaA gene encoding glutamine-hydrolyzing GMP synthase; amino-acid sequence: MANVNLDAFDKIIVLDFGSQYNQLITRRLRDFGVYSELLSHKITAEEIKKIKNLKGIVFSGGPNSVYDPDAFKVDPAIFKLGIPILGICYGMQLMSYDLGGKVEKAENSEYGRADIEVTDDDAVLFSGLPKKQYVWMSHGDLVTKAPDGFKVTATSKNCPISSIADDERKFYGIQFHAEVRNSEYGLDILRRFAFDVCGAKDNWTMDDFIDLQIDHIREEVGDKKVILGLSGGVDSSVTAVLIHKAIGDQLTCIFVDHGLLRKNEADSVMNALNRDLGVNIIKVDAADRFLGKLKGVTDPEQKRKIIGKEFIEVFNEEAKKIPDADFLAQGTLYTDVIESGTDTAQTIKSHHNVGGLPKKLGFKLIEPLRKLFKDETRELGEKLGIPHELVWRQPFPGPGLGIRVIGEITPDKLEIVRESDAILRDEIKKAGLDEKIWQYFTVLPGIRSVGVMGDGRTYDYAVAIRAVTSIDGMTADFAKIPWDVLQKISVRIVNEVDHVNRILYDVTSKPPSTIEYE
- a CDS encoding histidine phosphatase family protein gives rise to the protein MATTVYFVRHGETYFNRFARLQGWSDTPLTEKGEEDAAKIGRVLAPLEIDYLFSSDLKRAVDTARILIKQCPNTQISAPIQKECFRETFYGSFEGHSNEEGAIWASYLGGQRFRRIGDLVAEFGVAKTRDLLREADPAHLAEGSQQLDARVKEIVAFLQGLPDQSTVVVASHGSIIQYIASVYGAPEERFGSLSNGAFMEMQVSAAGARVLAYNQKSL
- the fba gene encoding class II fructose-1,6-bisphosphate aldolase; its protein translation is MAYFDNGNEIFKDARQNHYAVGAYNINNLEWTRAILRAAAETNTPVLVQVSMGAAKYMGGYKFVRDMVADQMDAMDIQVPVILHLDHGDFEAAMECIDLGFSSVMFDGHKLPLAENIARTQEVIQAAHSRGISVEAEIGKIGENQDNASGELAEVKDAITFAEMGVDKLACGIGNIHGIYPKDWPGLNFDRLREIAAAIDIPLVLHGGSGIPRDQVQKAISMGIAKVNINTEFQLAFQEATRRYIEEQRDLDKAAKGYDPRKLLLPGTEAITAKMKEMIAWLGTPSLVTA
- the tpiA gene encoding triose-phosphate isomerase; the protein is MRKPFIIANWKMNKNVQESVEFAKAMQDAVPLGEDVGIAAQALALYSMRAAIGDSPLRIIAQNAGSQPSGAQTGEISIESLADAGVSHVILGHLERRLLFHESNEEISKKVATALQFGVTPIICTDEEKIQVTIDGEQHYFFHQLTSILQGLSPKQMRRVIISYEPRYAVGAKQAASPDMAETACWQIRQSIADHFGAAVANEVRILYGGSVTPQNIYGIVSQPDVDGTLIGRASLNVQSFLQMVNCFQAAKQQKLTAI
- a CDS encoding ATP-binding protein, with protein sequence MFVRNLQLDQLEKYADSQLIKVISGVHRSGKTVLLQQLKDRLRRQGVSNDQFQFIRFGQQLASGADLWNTIESRLVAGKPNYLLLDEFDYLPEIIPLLQRLLKDGRANVFITAASRSFLKRLAPLEERCVTIPVLPLGFAEFCQYRNLPASSHSLYQYLNRGGFPFAQEVHGSLELANYLDGVVNTAIVSGFSQPGTLCNPFLTKQLAIFLAGQVGSPVNVSQAVTGLKRAGIPASNKTLATYLGFLQDVFLFYPCHELNPATNKVKPTNVKYYPVDLSLRNFWTNQKGVLSQTNLEALLFIELVRRGYRVYAGKHCTFIAERDSERSYIQFVYSLRNQRAYDRAAAGLAALPDSAKRSLIVMQAPEMFEVNPAIRPLALLDWLCQPEQS
- the coaA gene encoding type I pantothenate kinase, coding for MDEWMNYEQFDRQTWHSFFPTDKVRLTQDNLEDIKSLNDRISIQDVQDVYLPLIKLIQLRYQNFLEWQMQKANFLRQPVHRVPYIIGIAGSVAVGKSTIARLLSILLNKLLPDKRVELMTTDGFLYPNAELKRRGIMDRKGFPESYDMEKLLKFLNDVKAGEPKLKAPTYSHQVYDVQLDKPQLIDEPDILIVEGINTLQLPTNQRIYVSDYFDLSLYVDANADLIEHWYLQRFGMLLDTAFTDPSNYYYPYSQGDRDAAFQMARDVWERVDLPNLKDFILPTKNRANVILHKTTDHVIDRIFLRRD